The window TGTTTTAATTGCTTTTAGTGCAAGTGTGTTAGGGGTTGCCTTGTCATATTGTCTTATGCCGTTCATTGGAAACATTATTTCATCTTTATCTGGATTAATATGGTATCAAAAATTCGATATGTTTATTAATTTGGCCAATATTTTCATTGTTGCTTTTTGTGTTGTATTGGTTACATTAATTTCCGCCTTCCGTGTTCGAAAAATTCTACCAATTATGGCGCTTCGTGGAGGTATTCAAACACACAGTTTTAGAAAAAATCATTTTCCATTGGAGAATACGAGAGGAGGGCTTCATTTTTTACTTGCAATTAAATCAATGCTGTCAAATGTAAAGCAGAACATCATGATACTTTTAATTATTATCGCATTAACATTCGCATCAGTTTTTTCAGTGGTGCTTTATTACAACATTGCTTCAGACAAAACCGCATTTGTTAACTTATTTGGTGCAGAGCCTGCAAATGTGCTGATATCTGTTAAGCCAGATGCAGATACAAAAGAACTTTTGCATCACATTAAACAAATGGAACAAGTAAGTAAGGTAAATGTATTCGATCTTATTACAACAAAAATTGATAATCAAACTGTATATACGAATGTTTCGGATAATTATGACCAGTTAGAAAATAATGTTGTTTATGAAGGTCGTCAGCCAAAATATGATAATGAAATATCTATCTCCTGGGTTGTATCAAATCAAATTAATAAAGGAATTGGTGATACGGTTGAGGTGAAATATGGGACTGAAGAAGTTAGTTTTCTAGTAACTGGCCTAAGTCAATCAATTGGTAATTTAGGTCAAATAGCCGCATTAACGATGGATGGAATTCAGCAATTACATTCAGATTATAAAGGCACGACCCTTTATGTATATCTAGATGGTATTTCAAATAAAAGCTTTATGGAAAACGTCCAAAAACAGTACGGAGATTATATAGTAGAAACATTAGATATAGATGAAAATATAGAGAGCCAAACAGGTATGTATACAACTGCAGTGTTTGCAGTTATGGTGATGGTTCTGGCAATTACCATTCTAGTTGTTGTAATGATTCTGTATCTAGTCATCAAAACTATGATTATTAAGCGTAAAAAAGAGTTTGGTGTAATGAAAGCAATAGGCTACTCAACAATTCAACTGATGCATCAAATTTCTATCAGTTTCGTACCAGTAATTATTACAGGAGTATTCATTGGTGGTTTACTAGGATATTTTTACACAAATCCTATGCTTTCTGTATTACTTTCAAGTGCAGGGGTTAAACGTTTGGATTTTACGGTACATTTACCGACCATTCTAATACTTTGCATAGGGATTTTTATATTAGCCTACATTGTCTCGATTTTCGTATCCCTAAAAATCAAGAAAATTTCTGCTTACAGTTTAATTACAGAA is drawn from Solibacillus sp. R5-41 and contains these coding sequences:
- a CDS encoding ABC transporter permease, which produces MNLALANIRKSKSATVSLFIFILVAALLLNIGLMVITQISAFFDSKAEQLKDPHAIFMMDNESYNSNYGEFIKTYSGVTETETEEAILMNIAKFNFGNSELTSSAAIFNADDHRNIGALKLVEKLNTSSANDVFIPNIFKTNGSYELGDDFTITYQNKNYNFRIAGFFETTMMGTTSIGIMKFMLPETSYQTLEDELDTQTEGLIISAVMEDKTQSTKLLDDFTKEFPQSTVGETTSFFWALDIEMVKNVSALTINIIAMILVAFAAIIVLVSLIVIKYRVTNSIEDGMTNIGVLKAIGYTSRQILSAIILQFVLIAFSASVLGVALSYCLMPFIGNIISSLSGLIWYQKFDMFINLANIFIVAFCVVLVTLISAFRVRKILPIMALRGGIQTHSFRKNHFPLENTRGGLHFLLAIKSMLSNVKQNIMILLIIIALTFASVFSVVLYYNIASDKTAFVNLFGAEPANVLISVKPDADTKELLHHIKQMEQVSKVNVFDLITTKIDNQTVYTNVSDNYDQLENNVVYEGRQPKYDNEISISWVVSNQINKGIGDTVEVKYGTEEVSFLVTGLSQSIGNLGQIAALTMDGIQQLHSDYKGTTLYVYLDGISNKSFMENVQKQYGDYIVETLDIDENIESQTGMYTTAVFAVMVMVLAITILVVVMILYLVIKTMIIKRKKEFGVMKAIGYSTIQLMHQISISFVPVIITGVFIGGLLGYFYTNPMLSVLLSSAGVKRLDFTVHLPTILILCIGIFILAYIVSIFVSLKIKKISAYSLITE